From Actinosynnema mirum DSM 43827, a single genomic window includes:
- the recD2 gene encoding SF1B family DNA helicase RecD2, whose translation MAEGAVLEAVLERITFANEETGYTVARVDTGRGADLITVVGALLGAQPGESIRMRGRWGSHPQYGKQFHVDDYTTVLPATIQGIRRYLGSGLIKGIGPVLADRIVTHFGVDALDVIEQHPERLVEVPKLGPKRTKMIAAAWEEQKAIKEVMVFLQGVGVSTSLAVRIYKQYADRSIDVVREEPYRLATDVWGIGFRTADVIAKAVGIPHDSPQRIKAGLQFTLSEATGGGNCFLPENELIGDAIRILQVDAGLVIDCLAELVDEEGVVREIQPDGEAAVYLIPFHRAEISLATQLRRLLATDDDRLPAFASVDWTKALRWLGAELEGKQEAAVRLALTNKVAVLTGGPGCGKSFTVRSIVRLALAKGAKVVLAAPTGRAAKRLAELTGHAASTVHRLLELKPGGDAAYDRDRPLDADLVVVDEASMLDLLLANKLVKAVPPGAHLLLVGDVDQLPSVGAGEVLRDVLATGSPVPNVRLTHVFRQAQQSGVVTNAHRINAGEPPVVQGLADFFLFPVEDAEEAAEVTVDVVARRIPRKFGLDPRKDVQVLAPMHRGAAGAGGLNAVLQEALTPAREGLPERRFGGRVFRVGDKVTQIRNNYDKGANGVFNGTLGVVTGIDSVEQRVTVRTDEDEDVDYEFGELDELTHAYAMTIHRSQGSEYPCVVIPITTSAWMMLQRNLLYTAVTRAKKLVVLVGSRKAIGQAVRTVGAGRRHTALDHRLTGTL comes from the coding sequence GTGGCCGAGGGTGCTGTGCTGGAAGCCGTGCTCGAGCGGATCACCTTCGCGAACGAGGAGACCGGGTACACGGTCGCCCGCGTCGACACCGGGCGTGGCGCGGATCTGATCACCGTCGTCGGGGCCCTCCTCGGCGCGCAGCCCGGTGAGTCCATCCGGATGCGCGGGCGCTGGGGTTCGCACCCGCAGTACGGCAAGCAGTTCCACGTCGACGACTACACCACCGTCCTCCCCGCCACCATCCAGGGCATCCGCCGCTACCTCGGTTCCGGCCTGATCAAGGGCATCGGCCCCGTGCTCGCCGACCGGATCGTCACGCACTTCGGGGTCGACGCGCTCGACGTCATCGAGCAGCACCCCGAGCGCCTCGTCGAGGTGCCCAAGCTCGGGCCCAAGCGCACGAAGATGATCGCCGCCGCGTGGGAGGAGCAGAAGGCCATCAAGGAGGTCATGGTCTTCCTCCAGGGGGTCGGGGTCTCGACCTCCCTCGCGGTGCGCATCTACAAGCAGTACGCCGACCGCTCGATCGACGTGGTCCGCGAAGAGCCCTACCGGCTCGCCACCGACGTGTGGGGCATCGGGTTCCGCACCGCCGACGTCATCGCCAAGGCCGTCGGCATCCCCCACGACAGCCCCCAGCGCATCAAGGCCGGCCTCCAGTTCACGCTCTCCGAGGCCACCGGCGGCGGCAACTGCTTCCTGCCCGAGAACGAGCTCATCGGCGACGCCATCCGCATCCTCCAGGTCGACGCGGGCCTGGTCATCGACTGCCTCGCCGAGCTCGTCGACGAGGAGGGGGTGGTCCGCGAGATCCAGCCGGACGGCGAGGCCGCCGTCTACCTGATCCCCTTCCACCGCGCCGAGATCTCACTGGCCACCCAGCTGCGCCGACTCCTCGCCACCGACGACGACCGGCTGCCCGCGTTCGCCTCCGTGGACTGGACCAAGGCCCTCCGCTGGCTCGGCGCCGAGCTGGAGGGCAAGCAGGAGGCCGCCGTGCGCCTCGCGCTCACCAACAAGGTCGCCGTGCTCACCGGTGGACCCGGCTGCGGCAAGAGCTTCACCGTGCGCTCGATCGTCCGCCTCGCCCTGGCCAAGGGCGCGAAGGTCGTGCTCGCCGCCCCGACGGGACGCGCCGCGAAGCGGCTGGCCGAGCTGACCGGCCACGCGGCGTCCACCGTGCACCGCCTGCTGGAGCTCAAGCCCGGCGGTGACGCCGCCTACGACCGCGACCGGCCGCTCGACGCGGACCTGGTCGTCGTGGACGAGGCGTCCATGCTGGACCTGCTGCTCGCCAACAAGCTCGTCAAGGCCGTCCCTCCCGGCGCGCACCTGCTGCTGGTCGGCGACGTCGACCAGCTGCCCTCGGTGGGCGCGGGCGAGGTGCTGCGGGACGTGCTGGCCACCGGCAGCCCGGTGCCGAACGTGCGCCTCACGCACGTGTTCCGCCAGGCCCAGCAGTCCGGCGTGGTCACCAACGCGCACCGCATCAACGCGGGCGAACCCCCGGTGGTGCAGGGGCTGGCGGACTTCTTCCTGTTCCCGGTCGAGGACGCCGAGGAGGCGGCCGAGGTGACCGTGGACGTGGTCGCGCGCCGCATCCCGCGCAAGTTCGGCCTCGACCCGCGCAAGGACGTGCAGGTCCTCGCGCCCATGCACCGGGGCGCGGCGGGCGCGGGCGGGCTCAACGCCGTGCTGCAGGAGGCGCTGACCCCCGCGCGCGAGGGCCTGCCGGAGCGCAGGTTCGGCGGGCGGGTGTTCCGGGTCGGGGACAAGGTCACCCAGATCCGCAACAACTACGACAAGGGCGCGAACGGGGTCTTCAACGGCACGCTCGGGGTGGTCACCGGGATCGACTCGGTGGAGCAGAGGGTGACGGTCCGGACCGATGAGGACGAGGACGTGGATTATGAGTTCGGCGAGCTGGACGAGTTGACCCACGCCTACGCCATGACGATTCACCGTTCACAGGGCAGTGAGTACCCGTGCGTGGTCATCCCAATCACCACGAGTGCCTGGATGATGCTCCAGCGGAACCTGCTCTACACGGCGGTGACCCGCGCGAAGAAGCTCGTGGTGCTGGTCGGCTCGCGCAAGGCGATCGGGCAGGCGGTGCGCACGGTGGGCGCCGGGCGCCGCCACACCGCGCTCGACCACCGGCTCACCGGCACGCTCTGA
- a CDS encoding response regulator transcription factor codes for MTRRVLVVEDDPTIADSVAARLRAEGFEVLVAHDGPSGVGRALAEGPDLVVLDVMLPGFDGLEVCRRVQAQRAVPVLMLTARGEETDLLVGLAVGADDYLTKPFSLRELAARVHALLRRVDRERERGSRSNRIVLGDVEVDLGERRVLKGGSEVHLTPTEFQLLVHLAGRPRAVQSRERLLSEVWDWPEGTSTRTVDSHVKALRRKLGGGLIRTVHSVGYALEVPR; via the coding sequence ATGACGCGCAGGGTGCTGGTCGTCGAGGACGACCCGACCATCGCCGACTCGGTCGCCGCCCGGCTCCGGGCCGAGGGGTTCGAGGTTCTCGTCGCGCACGACGGGCCCTCCGGGGTGGGGCGGGCGCTCGCCGAGGGGCCCGACCTGGTCGTGCTCGACGTCATGCTGCCCGGCTTCGACGGGCTTGAGGTGTGCCGTCGGGTTCAGGCGCAGCGGGCGGTGCCGGTGCTCATGCTGACCGCTCGCGGTGAGGAGACGGACCTGCTCGTGGGGCTCGCCGTCGGGGCCGACGACTACCTCACCAAGCCCTTCTCGCTGCGCGAGCTCGCCGCCCGCGTGCACGCCCTGCTCCGGCGCGTCGACCGGGAGCGGGAGCGGGGGTCCCGGAGCAACCGGATCGTGCTCGGGGACGTCGAGGTCGACCTCGGGGAGCGGCGGGTGCTCAAGGGGGGCTCCGAGGTGCACCTGACGCCCACCGAGTTCCAGCTGCTCGTGCACCTCGCCGGGCGGCCCCGTGCGGTGCAGTCGCGGGAGCGGCTGCTGAGCGAGGTGTGGGACTGGCCGGAGGGGACCAGCACGCGGACGGTCGACAGCCACGTCAAGGCGTTGCGGCGCAAGCTCGGCGGCGGCCTCATCCGGACCGTGCACAGCGTCGGCTACGCGCTGGAGGTGCCCCGGTGA